A part of Streptomyces sp. NBC_01235 genomic DNA contains:
- a CDS encoding cellulose-binding protein — translation MGRALAKIPATGVGMNVAVYDGNMNHPAVPGLLKDAGTGMVRYPGGSYADGYHWQTHTVEGGYVAPNTEFDTFMGTVRATGAQPIITANYGSGTADEAAAWVRYANVTKGYGVKYWEIGNEVYGNGLYGATWETDHHASKAATTYATNLVQYATAMKAVDPTIKIGAVLTTPGAWPDGITGPGDSMDWNHTVMSIAGSKVDFVIAHHYPIGSSQSDLLGKPQAEIPNMAATLRSLINQYAGSNAPNVGIAVTEVNANAYKNTSPNGLFAPDEYLTWMENGAFTVDWWNLHNGTDCSHVTTVEGASDYDDGGILSSGASCEPPLNTPFPPYYGTRMITKLGAPGDTLVRATGSTPLVSAHAVRRAGGDLSVMLINKDPANDATVTLSYSGFTPSSATPTVYSYLKNATSIGSTTAGSATRQTVPAYSIVVVQLHPAR, via the coding sequence ATGGGCCGCGCGCTGGCGAAGATCCCGGCCACCGGCGTCGGCATGAACGTCGCGGTCTACGACGGCAACATGAACCACCCCGCCGTTCCCGGGCTGCTCAAGGACGCCGGCACCGGCATGGTCCGCTACCCGGGCGGCAGCTACGCCGACGGCTACCACTGGCAGACGCACACCGTCGAGGGCGGCTACGTCGCGCCCAACACGGAGTTCGACACCTTCATGGGCACCGTTCGCGCCACCGGCGCGCAGCCGATCATCACTGCCAACTACGGATCGGGCACGGCCGACGAGGCTGCGGCCTGGGTGCGGTACGCCAACGTGACCAAGGGCTACGGCGTGAAGTACTGGGAGATCGGCAACGAGGTCTACGGCAACGGCCTGTACGGCGCGACGTGGGAAACCGACCACCATGCCAGTAAGGCCGCCACGACGTACGCGACCAACCTCGTGCAGTACGCCACGGCCATGAAGGCCGTCGATCCGACCATCAAGATCGGCGCGGTGCTGACCACCCCGGGGGCGTGGCCGGACGGCATCACCGGGCCCGGTGACTCGATGGACTGGAACCACACGGTCATGTCGATCGCCGGATCGAAGGTCGACTTCGTGATCGCGCACCACTACCCGATCGGCAGCAGCCAGTCGGACCTGCTGGGCAAGCCCCAGGCCGAGATCCCGAACATGGCCGCCACGCTGCGGTCGCTGATCAACCAGTACGCCGGGAGCAACGCGCCCAACGTGGGCATCGCGGTGACGGAGGTCAACGCCAACGCCTACAAGAACACCTCCCCGAACGGGCTGTTCGCGCCGGACGAGTACCTGACCTGGATGGAGAACGGCGCGTTCACCGTCGACTGGTGGAACCTGCACAACGGCACGGACTGCAGCCACGTGACGACGGTCGAAGGTGCCTCGGACTACGACGACGGAGGAATACTATCCAGCGGTGCCTCGTGCGAGCCGCCGTTGAACACGCCCTTCCCGCCCTACTACGGCACCCGGATGATCACCAAGCTGGGTGCGCCGGGGGACACGCTGGTCCGGGCCACCGGCTCGACACCGCTGGTCTCCGCACACGCCGTGCGACGGGCAGGCGGCGATTTGAGCGTCATGCTCATCAACAAGGACCCCGCCAACGACGCGACCGTCACCCTGTCCTACAGCGGGTTCACCCCCTCCTCCGCCACCCCGACCGTGTACTCGTACCTGAAGAACGCCACGTCCATCGGCTCCACTACGGCGGGCAGCGCGACCCGCCAGACCGTACCGGCCTACTCCATCGTGGTCGTCCAGCTCCACCCCGCCCGCTGA
- a CDS encoding LacI family DNA-binding transcriptional regulator yields the protein MIGKATLADHAVDGPVDKDGGQGDTSRPVTIAYIAESAGVSVPTVSKVINGKSGVSADTRARVEELVNRYGYHRPTGANRNNVVELVFRELKHMWAIEIIRGVERVARRHRVGVMVSEFGLHETDPPTWDDTVFRRPNCVLSVAQLSEAERAQLKAKGIPFVVFDPATELPDDVPFVGATNWSGGRAATRHLTELGHRRIAMIGGPQDQLYCCARMDGYRSAMQAAGLPVDPELVVHAPLTQEDGCVVARSLLTQPDRPTAIFAANDLQALGVYQAAREAGLRIPDDLSVVGFDDLPVAAWVDPPLTTVHQPLTEMAAAATELALTLGRGEEAPQVGLEIATTLTVRDSTAPPKS from the coding sequence ATGATCGGGAAGGCGACCTTGGCGGACCATGCAGTTGACGGGCCGGTGGACAAGGACGGCGGGCAGGGCGACACTTCCCGGCCGGTCACCATCGCGTACATCGCCGAGTCGGCGGGGGTTTCGGTCCCGACCGTGTCCAAGGTGATCAACGGCAAGTCGGGGGTCTCCGCGGACACGCGCGCGCGGGTCGAGGAACTGGTCAACAGGTACGGCTACCACAGGCCCACGGGCGCCAACCGGAACAACGTCGTGGAACTCGTGTTCCGCGAGCTCAAGCACATGTGGGCGATCGAGATCATCCGCGGCGTCGAGCGGGTGGCCCGCCGGCATCGCGTGGGCGTCATGGTGTCCGAGTTCGGGCTGCACGAAACCGACCCGCCCACCTGGGACGACACCGTCTTCCGACGTCCGAACTGCGTCTTGTCCGTGGCCCAGCTCTCCGAGGCCGAGCGCGCGCAACTGAAGGCGAAAGGCATCCCGTTCGTCGTCTTCGATCCCGCCACGGAGCTGCCGGACGACGTTCCGTTCGTGGGCGCCACCAACTGGTCCGGCGGCCGGGCCGCGACCCGCCACCTCACCGAACTCGGGCACCGGCGCATCGCCATGATCGGCGGCCCTCAGGATCAGCTGTACTGCTGCGCCCGGATGGACGGATACCGATCCGCGATGCAGGCCGCGGGCCTGCCGGTCGACCCGGAACTGGTCGTGCACGCGCCGCTCACGCAGGAGGACGGCTGCGTAGTGGCACGTTCCCTGCTAACCCAACCCGACCGACCGACCGCGATCTTCGCCGCCAACGACCTGCAGGCGCTCGGCGTCTACCAGGCGGCACGCGAGGCCGGCCTGCGCATCCCCGACGACCTGAGCGTCGTCGGTTTCGACGACCTGCCGGTCGCGGCCTGGGTGGACCCGCCCCTGACCACCGTCCACCAGCCCCTGACCGAGATGGCCGCAGCCGCGACCGAGCTCGCGCTCACGCTCGGTCGCGGCGAGGAGGCGCCCCAGGTTGGGTTGGAGATCGCGACGACCCTGACGGTCCGGGACAGCACGGCACCGCCCAAGAGCTGA
- a CDS encoding glycogen debranching N-terminal domain-containing protein — MTSPERQPLLHDLSVTLAAPTVVLSRPDGNLDAAAPGAAVHGLFHADVRAVSLLRVTLRPDVAPSGEHPGEAPSVAGGDGGGSAESAGEGWLPVVAVMNATDGPGRSRFVGLAQALGDAVPDPTVRVDRRRTVTPGGLTEQLTVRSTATTPVHLAVRVEVAGDLVTLDHTKAGLAPRSPAKPTSELSSGDGVLHWGDGAVEVAVSAPGATPDAERSTLTWTLTLKPGESTDLHLAVDVSEPDAVVTAADFRPTWQRPDVTADDRRLPALVAQSLDDLHALRMATAASPGDTFLAAGVPWFFTLFGRDSLWAARMLLPLGTDLALGTLRTLAAQQGTRTDPAAEEEPGKILHEMRRGVFDDGMGLRLPPVYYGTVDATPLWICLLHDAWRWGLPAADIEPLLPALKAALGWIDAAARAGDGFLSYIDHTGTGLANQGWKDSADAARFADGRLAEAPLALAEVQGYAYEAALAGAALLDAFGLPDGEHWRTFAADLADRFRARFWVSDRHGPYPAMALDGSGRPVDSVTSNMGHLLATGILNADETAAVAARLAAPDMSDAYGLRTMSSRSGGFGPLRYHCGAVWPHDTAIAVTGLARTGHPEAAARLIEGILDAAPAFDYRLPELWGGDTRADTPAPVPYPAACRPQAWSAASAIALMTALTGLEPDVPAGRLHLRPTGPLPVGALTLQGLTVGGGRLDVTIGSDGRIESVSAPAGLVVEDHAASRS, encoded by the coding sequence ATGACTTCACCCGAGCGGCAGCCGCTCCTGCACGACCTCTCGGTCACCCTCGCCGCCCCGACGGTCGTCCTGTCCCGGCCGGACGGCAACCTCGACGCCGCCGCACCCGGGGCCGCCGTGCACGGGCTCTTCCACGCCGACGTACGCGCGGTGAGCCTGCTGCGCGTGACGCTGCGCCCCGATGTCGCACCGTCCGGCGAGCATCCCGGGGAGGCCCCTTCCGTTGCCGGCGGCGATGGCGGGGGCTCAGCCGAGAGCGCGGGCGAGGGCTGGCTGCCGGTCGTCGCGGTCATGAACGCGACGGACGGACCGGGCCGCAGCCGTTTCGTCGGCCTGGCCCAGGCGCTCGGCGACGCCGTTCCCGACCCGACCGTCCGGGTCGACCGACGGCGCACCGTCACTCCCGGCGGGCTCACCGAACAGCTCACCGTCCGATCCACCGCGACGACGCCGGTGCATCTCGCCGTCCGGGTCGAAGTCGCCGGGGACCTCGTGACACTGGATCACACCAAGGCGGGCCTGGCGCCCCGGTCTCCCGCCAAGCCGACGAGCGAACTGTCCTCCGGCGACGGCGTGTTGCACTGGGGCGACGGGGCCGTCGAGGTCGCCGTCAGCGCCCCCGGCGCGACGCCCGACGCCGAGCGTTCCACGCTGACCTGGACCCTCACGCTCAAGCCCGGCGAGAGCACCGACCTGCACCTGGCCGTCGACGTCTCGGAACCCGACGCGGTCGTCACGGCCGCAGACTTCCGGCCCACCTGGCAGCGTCCGGATGTCACCGCGGACGACCGCCGCCTGCCCGCCCTCGTCGCGCAGAGCCTGGACGACCTCCACGCGTTGCGCATGGCGACGGCCGCATCGCCCGGCGACACCTTCCTCGCCGCGGGTGTCCCGTGGTTCTTCACGCTCTTCGGCCGGGACAGTCTGTGGGCCGCACGGATGCTCCTGCCCCTGGGCACCGACCTCGCACTGGGCACCCTGCGCACCCTGGCCGCCCAACAGGGCACCCGCACCGATCCGGCGGCGGAGGAAGAGCCGGGCAAGATCCTCCACGAGATGCGGCGCGGGGTTTTCGACGACGGCATGGGCCTTCGCCTGCCACCGGTCTACTACGGCACGGTCGACGCGACCCCCCTGTGGATCTGCCTGCTCCACGACGCATGGCGCTGGGGCCTGCCCGCCGCCGACATCGAACCGCTGCTGCCCGCGCTCAAGGCGGCCCTCGGCTGGATCGACGCCGCAGCCCGGGCCGGTGACGGGTTCCTCTCCTACATCGACCACACCGGCACCGGCCTGGCCAACCAGGGCTGGAAGGACTCCGCGGACGCCGCCCGGTTCGCCGACGGTCGCCTCGCCGAGGCTCCCCTGGCTCTCGCCGAAGTACAGGGCTACGCCTACGAGGCGGCCCTCGCCGGGGCGGCACTCCTCGACGCCTTCGGACTGCCCGACGGCGAACACTGGCGGACCTTCGCGGCCGACCTCGCCGACCGGTTCCGCGCCCGGTTCTGGGTCTCCGACCGGCACGGGCCCTACCCCGCCATGGCACTCGACGGCTCGGGCCGCCCCGTCGACTCCGTCACGAGCAACATGGGCCACCTCCTGGCCACCGGCATCCTCAACGCCGACGAGACCGCCGCCGTCGCCGCACGACTCGCCGCCCCGGACATGTCCGACGCCTACGGACTGCGCACGATGTCGTCCCGGTCCGGCGGCTTCGGCCCGCTGCGCTACCACTGCGGCGCCGTCTGGCCGCACGACACCGCCATCGCCGTCACCGGCCTCGCCCGCACCGGACATCCCGAAGCCGCCGCCCGGCTCATCGAGGGCATCCTCGACGCGGCGCCGGCCTTCGACTACCGGCTGCCGGAACTGTGGGGCGGCGACACACGCGCCGACACCCCCGCCCCGGTCCCCTACCCGGCCGCCTGCAGGCCACAGGCCTGGTCGGCCGCATCGGCCATCGCCCTCATGACCGCGCTGACCGGGCTGGAACCCGACGTACCCGCCGGCCGCCTCCACCTCCGGCCGACCGGCCCACTCCCCGTCGGCGCACTCACCCTCCAAGGGCTCACCGTCGGGGGAGGACGGCTCGACGTGACCATCGGCTCCGACGGGCGGATCGAGTCGGTTTCGGCACCTGCGGGACTGGTCGTCGAGGATCACGCGGCCTCGCGGTCCTGA
- a CDS encoding LacI family DNA-binding transcriptional regulator, which translates to MARVTLESVARHASVSTQTVSNVINAPHRVRPETLARVQAAIKELNYRPNQASRTLRTRRSRLIGARIEPLRDGVNGAVLAQFLQSLTARTQEAGYRVVVFTATDDDHECSLYEQLLDDHDLDAFVLHATHAGDRRTAWLTERRVPFVTFGRPWGAEPEAPERHGWVDVDGAQGTLAATRHLIETGHRRIAFLGWPEGLEVGDDRRGGWSALLAVSGIDTPAGYDAGVPDGLDTGREAAAAMLDLPTPPTAIVCASDSLALGAWTEITTRGLRPGADVAVVGFDDSPTAGVVGLSSVAQPYDEAAAACLRMLQELLATPEPPAIPPAPVLLPPRLVVRASG; encoded by the coding sequence ATGGCGCGAGTAACACTCGAGAGCGTGGCGCGGCATGCCTCCGTGTCGACACAGACCGTGTCCAACGTCATCAACGCTCCGCACCGGGTGCGACCGGAGACCCTGGCCCGCGTGCAGGCCGCCATCAAGGAACTCAACTACCGCCCGAACCAGGCTTCACGGACGCTGCGGACCCGGCGTTCACGTCTGATCGGCGCCCGCATCGAGCCGCTGCGCGATGGCGTCAACGGCGCCGTCCTGGCCCAGTTCCTCCAGTCGCTGACCGCCCGTACCCAGGAGGCCGGCTATCGGGTCGTGGTGTTCACGGCGACCGACGACGACCACGAGTGCTCCCTGTACGAGCAGCTTCTCGACGATCACGACCTCGATGCCTTCGTCCTGCACGCCACTCACGCCGGCGACCGCCGGACGGCGTGGCTGACCGAGCGCCGGGTGCCCTTCGTGACCTTCGGCCGGCCCTGGGGGGCTGAACCCGAGGCCCCTGAACGGCATGGCTGGGTCGATGTCGACGGCGCGCAAGGGACTCTTGCCGCGACCCGGCACCTCATCGAGACCGGCCACCGGCGGATCGCCTTCCTCGGCTGGCCGGAGGGTCTGGAGGTAGGTGACGACCGGCGCGGCGGCTGGTCCGCCCTCCTCGCCGTGTCCGGGATCGACACCCCTGCCGGCTACGACGCGGGCGTCCCCGACGGGCTCGACACCGGCCGTGAGGCTGCCGCGGCGATGCTCGACCTGCCCACTCCACCGACCGCGATCGTCTGTGCGAGCGACTCGCTGGCCCTCGGGGCCTGGACCGAGATCACCACGCGTGGACTGCGTCCGGGGGCCGACGTCGCGGTGGTCGGCTTCGACGACTCCCCGACCGCAGGGGTCGTCGGCCTGAGCAGCGTGGCACAGCCCTACGACGAGGCCGCCGCCGCCTGCCTGCGGATGCTCCAGGAACTGCTGGCGACTCCCGAACCCCCGGCCATCCCGCCCGCCCCGGTCCTGCTGCCGCCCCGGCTCGTCGTCCGCGCGAGCGGCTGA
- a CDS encoding sugar ABC transporter substrate-binding protein codes for MRNPRTRWAVGGVALLSLSLSACGGSGFDDKDKADSQASSGPASIKVLVAASGDAEMKAVTDAASAWGTKSGNKATVTQAQNIDQQLGQGFASNNPPDVFYVDAARFATYASAGSLEPYGDSFEGKDDFYPALRQAFTYDSKLYCVPKDFSTLGLQINTTAWAKAGLTDADIPTTWEQLASVAKKLTTSKQVGLALGDTRDRIGAFMVQAGGWVTNKDATKVTADSPENLKALKFVRSLLADGSAKYPKQLDSGWPGEAFGKQKAAMTIEGNWIAGAMKSDYPGVKYKTVPLPAGPAGKGTLAFTQCWGIAAKSKHKAAAIDFVRAMTSKNAELTFAEAIGVMPSRQSAQADYVAQFPQDKAFIDGAAYAQAPVNVAKIDQVLADFDTGLQSLPDADPKQILARLQKNAQAVVVQ; via the coding sequence ATGAGAAATCCGCGTACTCGCTGGGCTGTTGGTGGCGTCGCCCTGCTGTCGCTCAGCCTGTCGGCCTGTGGTGGCAGTGGGTTCGACGACAAAGACAAGGCGGACAGCCAGGCGTCGTCGGGCCCCGCGTCGATCAAGGTCCTCGTCGCCGCCAGCGGCGACGCCGAGATGAAGGCAGTCACGGACGCGGCCAGCGCATGGGGGACGAAGTCCGGCAACAAGGCGACCGTCACCCAGGCACAGAACATCGACCAGCAGCTCGGCCAGGGCTTCGCCTCGAACAACCCGCCGGACGTCTTCTACGTCGACGCCGCTCGCTTCGCGACGTACGCGAGCGCCGGCAGTCTCGAACCGTACGGCGACAGTTTCGAGGGAAAGGACGACTTCTACCCCGCTCTCCGGCAGGCCTTCACCTACGACAGCAAGCTCTACTGCGTCCCCAAGGACTTCTCCACGCTCGGCCTGCAGATCAACACCACGGCGTGGGCGAAGGCCGGCCTGACCGACGCCGACATCCCCACCACGTGGGAGCAACTGGCGTCCGTGGCGAAGAAGCTGACGACGAGCAAGCAGGTCGGCCTCGCACTCGGCGACACGCGCGACCGGATCGGCGCCTTCATGGTCCAGGCCGGCGGATGGGTGACGAACAAGGACGCCACCAAGGTCACCGCGGACTCCCCCGAGAACCTCAAGGCCCTGAAGTTCGTCCGGTCGCTGCTCGCCGACGGCTCGGCCAAGTACCCCAAGCAGCTCGACTCCGGCTGGCCGGGCGAAGCCTTCGGCAAGCAGAAGGCCGCCATGACGATCGAGGGCAACTGGATCGCCGGCGCCATGAAGAGCGACTACCCGGGCGTCAAGTACAAGACGGTCCCGCTGCCGGCCGGTCCCGCCGGCAAGGGCACACTCGCCTTCACCCAGTGCTGGGGCATAGCGGCCAAGAGCAAGCACAAGGCCGCGGCCATCGACTTCGTCAGGGCGATGACCTCGAAGAACGCCGAGCTGACCTTCGCCGAGGCGATCGGCGTGATGCCGTCGCGGCAGTCCGCCCAGGCCGACTACGTCGCCCAGTTCCCGCAGGACAAGGCGTTCATCGACGGCGCCGCGTACGCCCAGGCCCCGGTGAACGTCGCGAAGATCGACCAGGTGCTCGCCGACTTCGACACCGGCCTTCAGTCACTGCCCGACGCCGACCCGAAGCAGATCCTCGCGCGGCTTCAGAAGAACGCGCAGGCGGTCGTAGTCCAGTAA
- a CDS encoding carbohydrate ABC transporter permease, whose product MSEPNPGPAQGPGSGPEAARTAAAAKARRGRGRRDRAPRGGIRGREGLAGWLFVSPVLVVLGLFLVVPILMALWVSLSDWNGQGSPLSSGVHFVGGQNYAPLVTEPGLTQSDFMMSLRNNGYYVLFVVPLQTALALGLALLVNGRRLKGKGFFRTAYYFPSVTSSVAISVVFLFIFSSSGVVNALLAKIGVDGPAWFADPRGIVHLALGTFGVNNDAPPSALVDTTVGGLSLWDWLSGPSVAMCAIITLVVWTTAGTFMLMFLAALQDIPLEVEEAAEIDGTGRWQRFRHVTLPMLKPTLFLVLTLGLIGTWQVFDQIYVMTRGGPGKTTMTPAFLSYQSSFIDNEWGQGSAIAFILFAIIVAMTLLQRFVLRDKDEARARAATRRAAKAARSGSGPATEAT is encoded by the coding sequence ATGAGTGAACCGAATCCCGGGCCCGCACAGGGCCCGGGCAGCGGCCCGGAGGCGGCCCGGACTGCAGCCGCCGCAAAGGCCCGCAGGGGCCGAGGCCGCCGTGACCGAGCCCCCCGCGGCGGTATCCGAGGCCGGGAAGGTCTCGCCGGCTGGCTGTTCGTCTCACCCGTCCTCGTCGTACTCGGACTCTTCCTGGTCGTGCCGATCCTCATGGCGCTCTGGGTGAGCCTGTCCGACTGGAACGGCCAGGGCAGCCCCTTGTCCTCAGGCGTGCACTTCGTCGGCGGGCAGAACTACGCGCCGCTGGTCACCGAGCCCGGTCTGACGCAGAGCGACTTCATGATGAGCCTGCGCAACAACGGCTACTACGTGCTCTTCGTCGTCCCGCTGCAGACCGCGCTCGCGCTGGGCCTGGCGCTCCTGGTCAACGGACGACGCCTGAAGGGCAAGGGATTCTTCCGCACCGCTTACTACTTCCCGTCGGTGACGAGCTCGGTCGCGATCTCGGTCGTCTTCCTGTTCATCTTCTCCTCCAGCGGTGTCGTCAACGCCCTGCTGGCGAAGATCGGAGTCGACGGACCGGCCTGGTTCGCCGATCCACGCGGCATCGTCCATCTCGCCCTCGGCACCTTCGGTGTGAACAACGACGCGCCGCCGTCCGCACTCGTCGACACCACCGTGGGTGGTCTGTCCCTGTGGGACTGGCTCTCCGGCCCCAGCGTGGCCATGTGCGCGATCATCACCCTGGTCGTGTGGACGACGGCGGGCACGTTCATGCTCATGTTCCTCGCCGCGCTCCAGGACATCCCGCTCGAGGTCGAGGAGGCCGCCGAGATCGACGGCACCGGGCGCTGGCAACGGTTCCGCCACGTCACACTGCCCATGCTCAAACCGACCCTCTTCCTCGTCCTGACCCTCGGACTCATCGGCACCTGGCAGGTCTTCGACCAGATCTACGTCATGACCCGGGGCGGACCGGGCAAGACGACGATGACTCCCGCGTTCCTGTCGTACCAGTCCTCGTTCATCGACAACGAGTGGGGACAGGGCAGCGCCATCGCCTTCATCCTCTTCGCAATCATCGTCGCGATGACGCTCCTCCAGCGGTTCGTGCTGCGCGACAAGGACGAGGCCCGCGCCAGGGCCGCCACACGGCGCGCGGCGAAAGCGGCCCGCTCCGGGTCCGGCCCTGCCACGGAGGCGACCTGA
- a CDS encoding carbohydrate ABC transporter permease → MSPQHKLADADSAAHADDTPPTRSAGKRTRHGSGLTRALGYTALVAIALLYIYPFLIQLATSFKTDADATGHPLSLWPQHFTTAAFSRLAEADYPRWFANSVVVSLFVTAGRVFFDSLAGYALARLRFRGRGALFAAVIAVMAVPGVVLLIPKFLVLNQLGMYDSYSGMIVPLLADAAGVFIMKQFFESIPVSVEEAARIDGANTFRIFWSIVLPMARPALITLTILSFQGSWNELPHFIVSRQSPELNTLTSGVASLVSGQLGLGNQYPIKLAATLLMTIPVALVFFAFQRHFVRGGTAGATKG, encoded by the coding sequence ATGAGCCCACAGCACAAGCTCGCCGACGCAGACAGCGCAGCGCACGCAGACGACACACCCCCAACCCGCAGCGCAGGCAAGCGCACACGCCACGGCAGCGGTCTCACCCGTGCGCTCGGCTACACCGCCCTCGTCGCCATCGCGCTCCTCTACATCTACCCGTTCCTCATCCAGCTCGCGACGAGCTTCAAGACCGACGCGGACGCCACCGGCCACCCGCTGTCCTTGTGGCCGCAGCACTTCACGACAGCAGCGTTCAGCCGACTCGCCGAAGCGGACTATCCGCGTTGGTTCGCCAACTCCGTCGTCGTCTCGCTCTTCGTCACCGCGGGCCGCGTGTTCTTCGACTCCCTGGCCGGATACGCACTGGCCCGGCTGCGCTTCCGCGGCCGGGGCGCACTGTTCGCCGCCGTCATCGCCGTCATGGCCGTGCCCGGCGTCGTCCTGCTCATCCCGAAATTCCTCGTCCTCAACCAGCTCGGGATGTACGACTCCTACTCGGGCATGATCGTCCCGCTCCTCGCCGACGCCGCGGGGGTGTTCATCATGAAGCAGTTCTTCGAGTCGATCCCCGTCAGCGTCGAGGAAGCAGCCCGGATCGACGGCGCGAACACCTTCCGGATATTCTGGTCCATCGTCCTTCCGATGGCCCGGCCGGCCCTCATCACCCTGACGATCCTGTCGTTCCAGGGATCGTGGAACGAACTGCCGCACTTCATCGTGTCCCGGCAGAGCCCGGAACTGAACACCCTCACATCCGGGGTCGCCTCACTCGTCTCCGGCCAGCTCGGCCTGGGCAACCAGTACCCGATCAAGCTCGCGGCGACCCTGCTCATGACCATCCCCGTGGCCCTGGTGTTCTTCGCCTTCCAGCGGCACTTCGTCCGAGGCGGGACGGCAGGCGCGACCAAGGGGTAG
- a CDS encoding glycoside hydrolase family 13 protein, which translates to MNNPPPTNDVTRDAATDSWWRTAAIYQVYIRSFADGDGDGTGDIAGLRSRLRYLAHLGVDAIWINPWYPSPLADGGYDVSDFRDIHPAYGTLDEARKLITEAHELGLRVILDIVPNHTSHQHAWFQEALAAAPGSPERERFVFREGRGENGSEPPNDWHAAFGGPTWTRTADGQWYLHLFAPEQPDLNWDNGEVRAEFESILRFWFDLGVDGFRIDVAHGMVKDPALPDLGLPEFSVIAGEGQDNHPHWDRDGVHDIFRSWRAIADSYPDPRVFVAEAHVRPGRMPDYLRPDELHTAFNFDFLKCALEADKLREVIDRTITDLARVGAPATWVLSNHDETRHVTRYGRAHTGVTTPTRDQGHPTDLALGTRRARAAALLMLALPGGAYIYQGEELGLYEVEDLPESALQDPTWERSGHTIRGRDGCRVPLPWTGDTPPFGFGTLVSATPWLPQPDDWKFYTAEANQADRNSMLQLYRSALRLRRTHSDLRGEEFRWLDSPAGTLLFERGNGLLCAINLSDRSIPLPDTGSLLLASVPLGKDGMLPPDTAVLLHLD; encoded by the coding sequence ATGAACAACCCGCCCCCCACGAACGACGTCACAAGGGACGCCGCGACCGACTCCTGGTGGCGCACCGCGGCCATCTACCAGGTGTACATACGCAGCTTCGCCGACGGCGACGGTGACGGAACCGGCGACATCGCCGGCCTCCGCTCCCGCCTGCGGTACCTGGCCCACCTCGGTGTCGACGCGATCTGGATCAATCCCTGGTATCCGTCCCCGCTGGCCGACGGCGGCTACGACGTCTCCGACTTCCGCGACATCCACCCCGCCTACGGCACACTCGACGAGGCCCGGAAGCTGATCACCGAGGCCCACGAGCTGGGCCTGCGGGTGATCCTGGACATCGTCCCGAACCACACGTCCCACCAGCACGCCTGGTTCCAGGAGGCGCTGGCGGCGGCACCCGGCTCGCCGGAAAGGGAGCGGTTCGTCTTCCGCGAGGGGAGGGGGGAAAACGGCAGCGAGCCCCCCAACGACTGGCACGCGGCCTTCGGCGGCCCCACCTGGACCCGCACGGCGGACGGCCAGTGGTACCTCCACCTCTTCGCCCCCGAACAGCCCGACCTGAACTGGGACAACGGCGAGGTCCGGGCCGAGTTCGAGTCGATCCTGCGCTTCTGGTTCGATCTGGGCGTCGACGGCTTCCGCATCGACGTCGCCCACGGCATGGTCAAGGACCCGGCCCTCCCGGACCTCGGCCTGCCAGAGTTCTCCGTCATCGCCGGCGAGGGCCAGGACAACCACCCGCACTGGGACCGCGACGGTGTCCACGACATCTTCCGCAGCTGGCGGGCCATCGCAGACAGCTACCCCGACCCCCGCGTCTTCGTCGCAGAGGCCCACGTGCGCCCCGGCCGCATGCCCGACTACCTCCGCCCCGACGAACTCCACACCGCCTTCAACTTCGACTTCCTCAAGTGCGCCCTGGAGGCGGACAAGTTGAGGGAGGTGATCGACCGCACGATCACCGATCTGGCGAGAGTCGGTGCCCCCGCCACCTGGGTCCTCTCCAACCACGACGAGACCCGCCACGTCACCCGCTACGGCCGCGCCCACACCGGCGTGACGACCCCGACGCGCGACCAGGGCCACCCCACCGACCTCGCCCTCGGCACCCGCCGAGCCCGAGCGGCGGCCCTGCTGATGCTGGCCCTGCCCGGAGGCGCGTACATCTACCAGGGCGAGGAACTCGGCCTGTACGAGGTCGAAGACCTCCCCGAATCGGCCCTTCAGGACCCCACCTGGGAACGCTCCGGCCACACGATCCGAGGCCGCGACGGCTGCCGCGTCCCCCTCCCCTGGACCGGCGACACCCCACCCTTCGGCTTCGGCACGTTGGTGTCCGCCACGCCCTGGCTCCCCCAGCCCGACGACTGGAAGTTCTACACCGCGGAAGCCAACCAGGCCGACCGCAACTCCATGCTCCAGCTCTACCGCTCCGCCCTGCGCCTACGCCGCACCCACTCCGACCTGCGGGGCGAGGAGTTCCGCTGGCTGGACAGCCCGGCCGGCACGCTCCTCTTCGAACGTGGCAACGGTCTGCTGTGCGCGATCAACCTCTCCGACCGGTCGATCCCGCTCCCCGACACCGGCAGCCTCCTCCTCGCCTCAGTGCCTCTTGGCAAGGACGGGATGCTGCCGCCCGACACCGCGGTCCTGCTGCATCTGGACTGA